From the genome of Eucalyptus grandis isolate ANBG69807.140 chromosome 2, ASM1654582v1, whole genome shotgun sequence, one region includes:
- the LOC104433212 gene encoding LOW QUALITY PROTEIN: uncharacterized protein LOC104433212 (The sequence of the model RefSeq protein was modified relative to this genomic sequence to represent the inferred CDS: substituted 2 bases at 2 genomic stop codons): MGSERQSMGLLGTLRMRTILTHTYPYPHEHSRHAVIAVVVGCLFFISSDNMHTLIEKLDKNIKWWSMYACLLGFFYFFSSPFIGKTIKPSYSNFSRWYIAWILVAALYHLPSFQSMGVDLRMNLSLFLTIYVSSIIFLTVFHILFLGLWYIGLVSRVAGRRPELWTIIQNCAVLSIACCVFYSHCGNRAILKQRPFERKSSGWFSLWKKEERNTWIAKFLRIHEFKDQICSSWFAPVGSANDYPLLSKWVIYGEVXNEGFLYXSYGAGSSDEISPLYSLWATFVGLYITNYVIERSTGWALTHPLSVEEFEKLKKKQMKPNFLGMVPWYSGTSADLFKTMFDLLVSVTVFLGRFDMRMMQAAMNKVEDGVEQDFFYDHFSEKDDFWFDFMADTGDGGNSSYSIARLLAQPSLNVTTSDSMLSLPRGNLLLIGGDLAYPNPSAFTYEKRFFRPFECALQPPPWYKLEQIAVNKPEIPTGISELKQYDGPQAFLIPGNHDWFDGLHTFMRYICHKSWLGGWLMPQKKSYFALQLPKNWWVFGLDLALHGDIDVYQFKFFSELVKKKVGDEDSVIILTHEPNWLLDWYWNDVSGKNFSHLICDHLKGRCKLRIAGDLHHYMRHSCVPSDKPVYVQHLLVNGCGGAFLHPTHVFGNFKEYCGATYETKASYPSFEDSSRIALGNILKFRKKNWQFDIIGGIIYFVLVFSMLPQCELNHMLQGDSVSGHLKSFFVTVWVAFKYLLEHSYVSLAGALLLLIVSVTFVPSKVSRKKRVMIGVLHVSAHLTAALILMLLMELGIETCIRHKLLATSGYHTLYQWYRTVESEHFPDPTGLRSRIEQWTLGLYPACIKYLMSAFDVPEVMAVSRTNICRRGMESLSRGGAAIYYASVFLYFWVFSTPVVSLVFGSYLYICINWLHLHFDEAFSSLRIANYKGFTRFHINSGGDLEVYTLVVDKVPKEWKLDPDWDEEPKQPEQLSHLRRFPSKWSSAAPLQDPVKTVRIVDHFVINRMVKTQSEASNGLVNCL; the protein is encoded by the exons ATGGGGTCCGAGAGGCAGTCCATGGGTCTGCTGGGCACGCTGAGGATGAGGACTATCCTGACGCACACGTATCCCTACCCTCACGAGCATTCGAGGCACGCCGTGATCGCCGTGGTCGTCGGCTGCCTGTTCTTCATCTCGTCGGACAATATGCACACTCTCATCGAGAAGCTGGACAAAAACATCAAGTGGTGGTCCATGTATGCTTGCTTGCTGggtttcttctatttcttttcttcgcCGTTCATCGGGAAGACCATCAAGCCCAGTTATTCGAATTTTAGCCGATG GTACATTGCGTGGATTTTAGTGGCGGCTCTGTATCATCTTCCCAGTTTTCAGTCAATGGGAGTGGATTTGAGGATgaatttgtctttatttttgaCTATTTACGTCTCCTCTATTATATTCCTCACTGTCTTCCATATACTATTCCTTGGTCTCTGGTACATTGGACTTGTATCTCGTGTGGCTGGAAGAAGGCCAGAGCTCTGGACCATAATACAGAATTGTGCG GTTCTAAGCATTGCCTGCTGTGTATTTTATAGTCACTGTGGCAACCGTGCTATTTTGAAGCAAAGGCCGTTTGAGCGAAAAAGTTCTGGCTGGTTCTCTCtttggaagaaagaagaaaggaacacATGGATCGCGAAATTCCTTCGGATTCATGAGTTTAAGGACCAGATTTGCTCATCTTGGTTTGCACCAGTTGGGTCTGCTAATGATTATCCACTCTTGTCGAAGTGGGTCATATATGGGGAGGTATAGAATGAAGGCTTCTTATATTGATCATAT GGCGCGGGCTCTTCTGACGAAATTTCTCCTTTATACTCGTTATGGGCAACCTTTGTAGGCCTTTACATTACCAATTATGTTATAGAGAGGTCAACAGG GTGGGCTCTCACTCACCCTTTATCagttgaagaatttgaaaagttgaagaaaaagcaaatgaaaccaAACTTCTTGGGGATGGTTCCCTGGTATTCTGG AACTTCAGCTGATCTTTTTAAGACAATGTTTGATCTCCTAGTGTCAGTAACAGTCTTTCTTGGCCGCTTTGATATGCGCATGATGCAG GCAGCAATGAACAAGGTTGAAGATGGAGTTGAGCAGGATTTTTTCTATGATCACTTCAGTGAAAAAGATgatttttggtttgatttcatggCTGATACTGGTGATGGTGGGAATTCTTCTTACAGCATTGCACGGCTACTGGCTCAGCCTTCACTTAATGTGACAACCAGTGATTCTATGCTTTCCTTACCACGCGGGAACTTGCTTCTTATTGGGGGTGATCTTGC ATATCCAAATCCATCTGCATTTACTTATGAAAAGAGGTTCTTTCGTCCTTTTGAGTGTgctcttcagcctccaccttggTACAAACTAGAACAGATTGCTGTGAACAAGCCTGAAATTCCAACTGGGATTTCTGAGCTAAAGCAATATGATGGGCCCCAGGCTTTCCTAATTCCTGGAAATCACG ATTGGTTTGATGGACTTCATACTTTCATGAGGTACATATGTCATAAGAGTTGGCTAGGTGGGTGGTTGATGCCTCAGAAAAAGAGTTATTTTGCTTTGCAACTCCCCAAAAATTGGTGGGTATTTGGCCTTGATCTGGCACTCCATGGCGATATTGATGTGTACCAATTTAAATTCTTCTCAGAGCTGGTAAAGAAGAAG GTTGGGGATGAGGATTCAGTGATCATACTTACGCATGAACCTAACTGGCTTCTTGATTGGTATTGGAATGATGTTTCTGGGAAGAATTTCTCTCATTTGATATGTGATCATTTGAAGGGGAGATGTAAACTTCGAATTGCTGGGGACTTGCATCATTATATGCGTCACTCTTGTGTACCTTCAGATAAGCCAGTTTATGTGCAACATCTACTTGTGAATGGTTGTGGTGGGGCATTTTTACATCCAACCCATGTATTTGGGAACTTTAAGGAATATTGTGGAGCTACTTATGAGACCAAGGCTTCTTATCCATCTTTTGAAGATTCTAGCAGG ATTGCTTTGGGGAatatcttgaaatttcggaaGAAAAACTGGCAATTTGATATTATCGGTGGTATCATCTACTTTGTTCTGGTTTTTTCTATGTTACCCCAA TGTGAGCTCAATCACATGTTACAAGGTGATTCCGTTTCTGGCCATTTGAAGAGCTTTTTTGTCACCGTGTGGGTTGCTTTCAAGTACTTGCTGGAACATTCTTATGTATCTCTAGCAGGTGCTTTGCTACTGCTAATTGTATCTGTCACATTTGTACCATCGAAAGTTTCGCGGAAGAAACGAGTGATGATTGGTGTACTTCATGTTTCTGCACACTTGACTGCCGCACTAATTCTTATGCTACTTATGGAATTGGGCATAGAGACCTGCATCAGGCATAAACTTTTGGCGACTTCAG GTTATCACACATTGTACCAGTGGTACCGAACTGTAGAGAGCGAGCACTTTCCAGATCCAACAGGCCTTCGATCTCGTATAGAACAATGGACATTGGGTCTATATCCTGCTTGCATCAAATATCTCATGTCTGCCTTTGATGTCCCAGAG GTCATGGCCGTATCAAGGACAAACATTTGCCGGAGGGGAATGGAATCATTGTCACGTGGCGGTGCTGCGATATATTATGCTTCTgtgtttctctatttctgggTCTTTTCCACTCCCGTTGTCTCTCTAGTTTTTGGAAGCTACTTATACATTTGCATTAACTGGCTTCATTTACACTTTGACGAGGCCTTCTCCTCACTTCGAATTGCTAATTACAAGGGATTTACACGATTCCACATAAACAGTGGAGGTGATCTTGAAGTCTATACCCTAGTAGTTGATAAG GTTCCAAAGGAATGGAAGCTGGATCCTGATTGGGATGAAGAACCAAAACAGCCAGAGCAGTTAAGCCACCTTAGGAGGTTTCCTAGTAAGTGGAGTTCCG